A window from Candidatus Rokuibacteriota bacterium encodes these proteins:
- a CDS encoding ABC transporter permease, giving the protein MRLLALTLRRLAWFVPTLLGLLTVTFVISRVIPGDPVALVAGDTATPAQVEALRRQLGFDRPLPVQFVSYVGRLLRGDMGTSLYTTRPISDDLASRLPATIELTLVAMAFSVVVGIPLGVVSALWRNSALDHALRVITVSGLAIASFWLGIMLQLLFAMRLGWMPLNGRLQGFPPRGVTGLFVVDAVLAWDGAALGAALAHLALPTATLAFPALATLVRFTRAGVLDVMQSNSVLYERAMGLPRSVIVWKYILRSALTSTVTQIGLLFGILLAGAVVTETVFDWPGIGTYAVNSIMRSDYNGVMGFTVWAGAIFMVVNLLVDIVQTFVDPRVGAS; this is encoded by the coding sequence ATGAGACTGCTGGCCCTCACGCTCCGGCGCCTGGCGTGGTTCGTTCCCACCTTGCTCGGCCTGCTCACCGTCACCTTCGTGATCTCGCGGGTCATTCCCGGCGATCCAGTGGCGCTGGTGGCGGGCGACACAGCCACCCCGGCTCAAGTGGAGGCCCTGCGGCGGCAGCTCGGCTTCGACCGGCCGCTGCCGGTCCAGTTCGTCAGCTACGTCGGCCGCCTCCTCCGGGGCGATATGGGCACGAGCCTGTACACCACGCGCCCCATTTCGGACGACCTCGCGAGCCGTCTCCCGGCCACCATCGAGCTCACGTTGGTGGCCATGGCTTTCTCGGTGGTCGTCGGGATCCCGCTGGGTGTGGTCTCCGCCCTGTGGCGCAACTCGGCCCTCGACCACGCCCTGCGCGTGATCACGGTCTCCGGCCTGGCCATCGCCAGCTTCTGGCTCGGGATCATGCTCCAGCTCCTCTTCGCCATGCGCCTCGGCTGGATGCCGCTCAACGGGCGTCTCCAGGGCTTCCCTCCGCGCGGTGTGACGGGGCTCTTCGTCGTCGACGCGGTGCTGGCGTGGGACGGGGCGGCCCTCGGGGCAGCGCTGGCCCACCTGGCGCTGCCCACCGCGACGCTGGCGTTCCCGGCCCTGGCCACGCTCGTCCGGTTCACCCGGGCGGGGGTCCTGGACGTGATGCAGTCCAACTCCGTCCTCTACGAGCGCGCCATGGGGCTGCCGCGCTCCGTGATCGTCTGGAAGTACATCCTTCGCAGCGCGCTCACGTCCACCGTGACCCAGATCGGGCTCTTGTTCGGCATTCTCCTGGCAGGGGCGGTCGTCACCGAGACCGTGTTCGACTGGCCGGGGATCGGGACCTATGCGGTGAACTCCATCATGCGCTCCGACTACAACGGGGTGATGGGCTTCACGGTGTGGGCGGGGGCGATCTTCATGGTCGTCAACCTGCTCGTCGACATCGTCCAGACCTTCGTCGATCCGCGCGTGGGAGCGTCGTGA
- a CDS encoding ABC transporter permease — protein MSAVLFVLSRVCRDRSALIGLVLILALVVCAVLAPVLATHPEDVFELHPAERLRPPGAQHLLGTDRMGADIYSRLLFGARITILIGVIAVGASLVIGVPVGLIAGYYHNWLSDLLMRVSDIFLAIPQVVLAIAIAQTLGPSLPNVILALSVTYWPWFARLVYAETRSLQKEVFIECTAALGASPVRLIALHVLPNVASPIIVRASIGMGFTILTAAALGFLGLGPPPPTPEWGRTIAEAREFLPDAWWYAAAPGLAIFLTVMGFNLLGDGLRDVLDPRIRRGQGGAKDSGD, from the coding sequence GTGAGCGCCGTCCTCTTCGTCCTCTCGCGGGTGTGCCGGGACCGGTCGGCGCTGATCGGGCTCGTGCTGATCCTGGCCCTGGTGGTCTGCGCGGTCCTCGCTCCCGTGCTCGCGACGCATCCGGAGGACGTGTTCGAGCTCCACCCGGCCGAGCGGCTCCGGCCGCCCGGGGCCCAGCACCTGCTCGGCACCGACCGGATGGGAGCCGACATCTATAGCCGGCTGCTCTTCGGCGCCCGGATCACCATCCTCATCGGCGTCATCGCGGTCGGCGCCTCGCTCGTGATCGGGGTGCCCGTGGGTCTCATCGCCGGCTACTACCACAACTGGCTGAGCGATCTCCTGATGCGCGTGTCCGACATCTTCCTGGCCATCCCCCAGGTGGTCCTGGCCATCGCCATCGCGCAGACCCTGGGCCCGTCGCTCCCCAACGTGATCCTCGCCCTGTCCGTCACCTACTGGCCGTGGTTCGCCCGGCTGGTCTACGCGGAGACACGCTCGCTCCAGAAGGAGGTCTTCATCGAGTGCACCGCCGCCCTTGGGGCCTCGCCCGTCCGGCTGATCGCGCTGCACGTGCTGCCCAACGTCGCCTCGCCGATCATCGTGCGCGCCTCCATCGGCATGGGCTTCACCATCCTCACCGCGGCGGCGCTGGGCTTCCTCGGGCTGGGGCCGCCGCCGCCCACGCCGGAATGGGGCCGGACCATCGCGGAAGCGCGCGAGTTCCTGCCGGATGCGTGGTGGTATGCGGCCGCGCCGGGTCTGGCCATCTTCCTCACCGTCATGGGCTTCAACCTGCTCGGCGACGGGCTGCGCGACGTGCTGGACCCCCGGATCCGCCGCGGGCAAGGCGGCGCTAAGGACTCCGGTGACTGA
- a CDS encoding ABC transporter ATP-binding protein, which translates to MTELLSVRELEVEFATDQGVAQVLDRINLGIAPGEVVGLVGESGCGKTTLARAILGILPMGAARIRGGEIRFKGRDLLREDRNVVNDEVRGTAITFIPQDPFSSFNPLFTVGTQIMDLMKWKSPRRRDEGGPAAPGRWPALLRGYPRDRRRADREAALEILRAVQIPEPERALRRLPHEFSGGQRQRLMIAMAFLPRPDLIIADEPTTALDVTIQAQILRLLRALVKERGVSVLFTTHDLGTAHEICDRVVVMYAGQEMESAPTDAFFHRPAHPYTQRLLESLPNPGGEIRDIPGEVPSLIGPPPGCRFHPRCDSATVECRAGRPEAQTVGGEHRVRCYHPVAAP; encoded by the coding sequence GTGACTGAGCTGCTCTCCGTGCGCGAGCTGGAGGTGGAGTTCGCCACCGACCAGGGCGTGGCCCAGGTGCTGGACCGCATCAACCTGGGCATCGCGCCGGGCGAGGTGGTGGGGCTGGTGGGCGAGAGCGGTTGCGGCAAGACCACCCTCGCGCGGGCGATCCTCGGCATTTTGCCAATGGGGGCGGCGCGAATCCGCGGCGGCGAGATCCGCTTCAAGGGCCGGGATCTGCTCCGGGAGGACCGCAACGTCGTCAACGACGAGGTGCGCGGCACGGCCATCACCTTCATCCCGCAGGACCCGTTCAGCTCCTTCAACCCCCTCTTCACCGTGGGGACGCAGATCATGGACCTCATGAAGTGGAAGTCGCCGCGGCGGCGGGACGAGGGCGGGCCGGCGGCGCCGGGACGCTGGCCGGCGCTGCTCCGCGGCTACCCGCGCGATCGGCGGCGTGCGGACCGCGAGGCGGCGCTCGAGATCCTGCGCGCGGTGCAGATTCCGGAGCCCGAGCGCGCCCTGCGTCGCCTGCCGCACGAGTTCTCCGGCGGCCAGCGGCAGCGGCTGATGATCGCCATGGCGTTCCTGCCGCGCCCCGACCTGATCATCGCCGACGAGCCCACGACGGCGCTGGATGTGACCATCCAGGCGCAGATCCTCCGCCTGCTCCGCGCGCTCGTGAAGGAGCGGGGCGTGTCCGTGCTCTTCACGACGCACGACCTGGGCACCGCGCATGAGATCTGCGATCGGGTCGTCGTCATGTACGCCGGACAGGAGATGGAGTCGGCGCCCACCGACGCCTTCTTTCACCGGCCCGCGCACCCGTACACGCAGCGGCTGCTCGAGAGCCTGCCAAACCCTGGCGGGGAGATCCGGGACATCCCGGGGGAGGTGCCCAGCCTGATCGGACCGCCGCCGGGCTGCCGCTTCCACCCACGCTGCGACTCCGCCACGGTGGAGTGCCGTGCCGGCCGGCCGGAGGCACAGACCGTCGGCGGCGAGCACCGCGTCCGGTGCTACCACCCGGTGGCGGCGCCGTGA